taacaTGGCCAATTTGTTACATAAAATGACTTTCTGTGTATAAATTATTCCTAAAAAAAACCTGTTTATATAAAAAATCAGTagatgaaaaaaatttcaaaatgtttttgtatattCTGTTGTAAGAATTTATTCCTGTTATTCCGATATACTCTGGATTCTTTACATTATGGAAAAAAGAAACTGTCTATTTTGAATGGCTGAAGCTAAGGCAACGTTAGTTTCTCTTACTCTGCTTTTTTCTAGTAAAGTACTACATGGTTTAagttaaataaaagaattctGTATGCATTTCTatctctggttttgttttgtccCTCCTGGAAGCATCACCACACTTTGGTGGCAGGGAAGCTGAGCTACGTGGGGCACGTGTGTTCACGCATGTTGCCTGGAAGCATTCTCCACAAAAGCATTGCCTCTTCTCTGACAGCTGAGCTTTCTCAGCATGCAAATTGCTAGTGAAGACGACAGGGAAGCTATTCCATTTCTCACTCCATTAAATCAACTGGAAAGAAATTTGAATGCATAAATTATGGAAATCTGTACTGCAGTTCTGACTGATTTGTGGACTTTTTTCCTATACCTTCCACTAACAACAGTCAGGCCAAGGCAAGTCTGATCTGCATGACTCCAGGGCAGAGGACTTCAGTTCTTCACATTTCCCGTGTGCTTTTTGGTCTTTCACAGCTGACATGCCCGCCTCGGGGGATGCTGGTGAGAACCCAGTGGGCCACACACAGGATGCGGCTCACTGGAGGAGCTCCAAAGTCTTAGTTACTTTCTAGCTGCTGCTTAGTGATCTCTGTCTGCCCCAGGGACACtacaatgtaaatattatttttgtcagGGGAAATGGCTATGTATGGCAAGGTGCGAATGTTCTAGAATCAGACTAAGGATTCATAGACACATCAGGAGGAGAAGCTGGTCATTTCCCTCAACTTTATCATGGGAAAATAGCAAAATCAGGCCAGTAGAAGAAGAGCTGCCTAGCTATGTGTAGGTAGGAGAAGTAAACCAAAGACCATGGTTACTTCAGACCTGTTGAGCCTCAGAAGTGTTTGCACCTAAAAGCAAAAGGCCTTTCTGAAAGGGGACTCTctgctgggctcggtggctcacgcgtgtaatcccagcactttgggaggccgagacaggtggataacatgagctcaggagttcgagaccagcctggctaacatggtgaaaccccatctctactaaaaatacaaaaaagtagcaggacatggtggcagctgcctgtaatcccagctacttgggaggctaaggcaggagaatcacttgaactcgggaggcggaggttgcagtgagccaagatcgtgccactgtactccagcctgggtgacatagtgagacgccgtctcaaaaaaaagagggtaCTCTCAAACTTTGCATTGCTTCAGGGTTACTGCTCACTGCTGTCACCGAGTGCCTGGCACTCAGGGGATCTTCATTAGGTGACTGATGACAAGGAGGTCTCAATTCTGAGGCTGGAAAGCCTAACAGGGCCTCCCTCTTTCCTGGGCAGGTTGGTGCTGCACTTGCAGGTTGCCACAGTGCGGTCTGCACTTGGCCTGCCCAGCCAGAAGGAGCAGCAATGTCTAAGGATGAAGGTGCTGGGTCTTTAGAAGCATTAGAACTTTTCCCCCTGTGCCATTTCTTAAGACTGCAAGCCCTCAAGAGCTGGTTCTTCACTTACCCTCCCCAAGTCCAGGTGGGCGGTTTTTGTAGTGTTCTAATGTTACTAAAAGACCTTCACATGCATTCTCTCACCAGGTGTTCACAATCACCCTGCAAAGAAAGGATTTTAATTActcttacagatgagcaaacatACAAGCATGCTCAAGACCccccttcccacctccccgcCAACTATTAAATAATGACCAACCCAGGACTCCGCCTTTTCTGCTGTGGTTCTCAAACTGACTTCAGCACTGCCAGAACTAAGCAGGCTCTGTGCATACTGACAAGGGATGCTGGGCGAAGTACACAGCCCAGGATGTGAATGAGCCTTCTGGGGTTCTCCCTGGAGAACTTCAGAGGCCACAGTGGGGGAAATGATGGGGAAGTTCATGAAGAGGGAGCTCTGGGCCTCCCAAATGGATaatatctaaaaattttaaaaatgttattgcaTGTTGCCAAGGAATCTGAAATATAACACTGGAGCCCAGTCCTGGGGGCCCCTTGCTTGACAGTGTCCTGGGACAGAATTGCCCATAGCACAAGCAGATCTCCACATTACCAACCAGGCAGCCAGACCTGTCCACGCCACCCAGCACCACCTCTCCCATCCCCCAACATGCGGGCTTTGATCGGTTTTCTAGCAAATGATCCAGGTATACTTGCAAAGGGAGTCCTCTAAAGGCCACTCCAAATGCAAAAAGTGTGCTGGCGGCCTTGACTGGTTCCTTTGGTTTTTCGTCTTCTtgggtttttcttgtttgtttgtgggtgggtgggtgggtgtgtgtgtgtgtgtgtgtgtttttgagatggagttttgctcttgttgaccaggctggagtgcaatagtgcaatctcggctcactgcaacctctgcctcctgggttcaagcgattcccctgcctcagcctcccgagtagctgggattatagacacccaccaccacacccggctaattttttttgtaattttagtagagactgggtttcacatgttggtcaggctggtctcgaactcctgacctcaagtgatccgcccacctcggcctcccaaagtgctgggattataggtgtgagccaccgtgcctggcctggttccTTCGTTAGGAAGCTGCAAATGCTTTTCTTAGTAGTGAATGAATCTGAACACTAaatgatgaattttttaaatttagtcaaGTGAAAAATGGTAGCTGTAATCACACCAACAAGAAATTTCCCAGAGCTTAGCTATCTTCGCTCacttcctccaaaaaaaaaaaaaaagcaatgttacCAATAGGACTCCCAACGGAAATCTGCCCCTAGAAAACACTGAACAGGTAGATTCTTGCTGGGAGAAGCCTGGCACAAGACCCAGCGCTGTgtcataaaagcaaaacaaaagataaaacagaaaggagattctgtttttaaaaagggatgaCACCGTGGAGAGAAGCTAAGCCCAGCTATTAACCTGTGCTTTAGGACCAAACACTACCAGTATGactataaaatggtgcagctgctgtgcaaaacaaaatggcagttccttaaaaaattaaacacagaattagcATTGAATCCAGGCATTCACCTCTGGATGTTTACCTGAAAGCAAGGACTTGGACACATATTTGCACACCAGtgtttgtagcagcatgatttgcaACAACCAAAAGGGGCAAGTAACATAAGCGTTCATctaaagatgaatggataaacaaaatgtggtcgaTACCtacactggaatattattcagccttcaaaagaatgaaatcctgtcccatgctacaacatggacgaacctggaggacatgaggctgaaataagccagatgcaaaaggacCAGTGCTGCATGACTCCCTCATGTGAGCTACCTAGAGTCAGATTCATAGGGATGGAGGGTGAAATGGTGGGCGCCAGGGGGCTGGGAAGAAGAAGGAATAGGGAGTTAACAGGTACAGAGTTTTGGTTTGGGATGaggagaaagttctggagatggatggtggtaacGGTTGTGCAACAAGTAAATGTACTGTATACTACTGAACTGTAAgcttgaaaattattaaaatgagtaAGTAATAAAAGGGGCaaacacagagacagagaaatcATACAGTAGAGCCTCAGTGGCTTCAAGGCTACCCAGGACCTGGACACACAAGCTCTAAGGCAAGGAATGGGGCCCCTGGAGCAGTGGCTGTCTCTATGCTTCTGTAAGCCTCTCCAAAACAGGTTTGTGGTCCCCGTAGTCTGGGCAGGATCACATAGACCCACTGTGTAGATTTTTACAAGAAAACAGATGACTCGGATTTCATTTTATTGTCATGAAAACCGTAACTGAAGCTAGTTCATCCCGTGAAATGTCCACCTTTCAGAGTGTTCTTTCTCCCGACAATAAAATAGCCCAACAAAATCACAAAAAGTTTTTCCCCCTCTTTGTCTTACAAgcaatttttgaaaaagtttctCAATGCACAGCTGAATGCTACACACAGGATTGAAACATTTAATCTTCTCTAAAGGAGCAATGCCCCGGTCAGTTCCCTTTGGCTGGTAGCACCATGGTTGAGTTTTCTTCGAACCGGGCTTTGCACTCGGGCTTTCCCACACTCTTCCAGCATTTCCTGGATGATGACTTGCAAGGCTCTTCCCAGCAGGCTGGCTGGGAGCCCACGCGATAGTGGAGGGACATGAATGAGTGCCGCGCAGCCCTTTCCATGATGCAGAGAGAGGTAATAGGTATAATCACAGACGTATCTGCAACCACAGGAAATGCCACATTAATTCTTGAACCAGCCTCTAACCTCAGTGAAACATAAGCAGAAGGGGCAATGCAACACCCACAAagcctgaggagggaggactgacACCCAAGGGAGACTTAAGTTGTGTTGTTTCACCTCAGAAAGAACACCGTGCTGGGGATGAGGTGGGGAGAGCTGGCTCTTGGCCTCATGATCTCATGACCAGCAAGTGACCAAGACAGAAAGGGTTTAGATATTCCACAAACCAGTCCATACCACCGGCATCCCAGTGAATCCCTGTCATTCATGCCTTCCTGAGTCACTTACTCATTCATTCCTTGGGGAAAGGGGAAACTACCTACTGGGGATCAGAGCTTGGAGAAACAAAGGTAAATCAATCTTTATCTGGGGCTACATCAACATAGTTAACTCACAACTTCGGTCACCccaaaaatcaaaattagaaaacattcacGAAATGTTAGTGGCTCTTGAAGTCTGCCTTCCCATCTCTTCTCCTAGATCCACACACCAAAGACCATGTTTCCACAGGGAGGTCTCACAAACGAGCCCCCAGGCAAGGTGTTAGCAACTGTGCTGACCTGCACGCAACAAAGAGGGGCGATCTGGGGGCAGCGCCGCCTGGCCAAGTGGCCGGCTGGATGGTACAGGATGGCTTCTTGGAGGCTGGGGGGATGCCGAAGGCCATTGCTTCTCTCCTACCTGCTCAGGGGCCTAACAAACACCCACAGAGCATACCTGCCTGCATCTCGAGAAAATAGCACCTCGACATCCTCCACAGCTACGTGCTTGCAGACTGCCTTCATGCAGACCCCTGACTCCAACATGTCTGGGCCGCCAGGTAGGCACACGCCGCCCTCTGGCCGGAAGCCCCGGATGTCGGTGTCCCGGTAGCCTTGGTTCTTGCCAGACTGTTCCAGAATGATCGCCTTGGCGCAGGTGTCCATGCCCACATGCACGACGAGCTATGTGAACAGGCAACAGCAGAGAGACCCCAGGAAAATGAGGCCCACGCTGCTCACCAAATGTGCAGGAGGGCCACTCCTTTAGCGAGCCCGGCTCCGTGCCAAACGTCTCAAACCCCAAATCCACTGGGAAACCCCAGGATCCCCCACTAGTGTCTCCTAATTAATATGGctggaaagaaaaatagctgGATTCTTTTGGCTGAATAAAAACTCGTGctgcatttacatttaaatactttttacttCAAATTATTCTTACAGGGCAATGTATTCTCTTTTTGTAGGCGGAGGGTTGGAGGGAGGAGAGGCAAGCTGGTTAAGTGGTGAGGCAGAGGCTTCGTGTTTTGGTGGAAAcctgcatcattttattttattttatgtatgtatttatttttatttttgtgagacagagtctggctctataacccagggtggagtgcaatggcaccatctcagctcattgcaacctccgcctcctgggttcaagtgattctcctgcctcagcctccggagtagctgggactacaggtgcaccaccacgcccagctaatttttgtatttgtagtagagacagggtttcactatcttggccaggctggtctcaaactcctgacctcaagtgatccgcccgcctcggcctcccaaagtgttggaattacaggcgtgagtcaccgtgcccacctcctgcatcttttttaaaaatgaaacttaataAAGGAAGTTAGTAGCAGTCCAATGAAATCTTAGAATTTATTAAAgctgattatttttccttttagaaaaatagCTGCCCAAGTATTTTATCAAAACATCTGGGGCACTGTCTGAATGGCTTGAtagtgtatttttttgtttgtttgtttgtttgtttgagatggagtcttgctctgtcgcccaggctggagtgcagtggcactatcttggctcactgcaagctccacctcccaggttcacgccattctcctgcctcagcctcccgagtagctgggactacaggcacccaccaccatgcccagctaattttttttgtatttttagtagagacggggtttcaccatgttagccaggatgctctcgatctcctgaccttgtgatccacctgcctcagcctcccaaagtgctgggattacaggcgaaagccaccgtgcccagccttgataGTGTATGTTTTATTAACCTCATCATCTGGTCCTtgtttggggaattttttttggggggggtgagGGTATACCTGTTTTATATACAGTAATTATGTCCAGATAAAATGGGCTGGGTGCTATGAAGATGGGCCTCCCCCAGGTTGGCCACCCTCCCAGTCGTTCCCTGGGCACAGAGGTCCTTGCCTCATGCCCCCCTTCAAACCTACCTGCCCCTCATGGGTATGGATGGGGCCCAACCCAAGGGCCTCTCCCTTAGGTGGAAACTATTTTTGAGTCCTGGCTGGGAATAAtacttccatttcttttcctcctcctttctctccagaTTTTCTATTAAGACCTACTCCATATTTTGGCTTAAACTTTTACAAACAGACCCAGAACCTTACACAATCAGCTGGGACCTTGCAGGACTGGTGGGGCCTGGGGACGGGGTGCCCCTCAACCATCAACCCTAGAACCAGGGCCCAGGGGTCTCAGGCTCCAGCTCCACCACATCGCCAGCCCCATGCCCCGCTGCCTCCCGCCATCATTTACTTGTGGCTGATGATCTTCCCAGATTCCGGTGACCCTCCGCTTAGCCTCCCTGTAGTCTACAGGCAGCTCCAGAGTCCGCAGCTGCACCACTGTGTCATTCCCCAGGCCCAGCTTGGAGAGCTCCTGCGGAAAGCGGCAGGTGGACTTGCCTCAGTTAATGGTGGGGGGGCACCAGGCGTCCCTGAAAACCCAATCCTTGGGGTCTACTTCTGGGGTCTCCCGTGGCCTGgactttgccctcaaggagctcacaaaGTGGCAAGGAGCCAAGAAGAGAGTCACAGTTCCCACCCAAGAGGCAAATGCACACAGCAGCACCTATCTAGGAGGGAACACAAGAGAGGCACGTCTGACAGCCATGTTTGCCAAGGGGATGCAGGTGAGGTCTGTGGACAGGCGGGAGTGAGCCAGATGGAGACGCTGGGGAAGAGTATGCCAGGCGGAGGAAGCTGCAAGGGCAGAAGACATCAGCAGAACCTGAGGCCtggccgggaacagtggctcacgcctgtaatcccagcactttgggaggccaaggcaggcggatcatgaggtcaagagatcgagaccatcctggccaacatggtgaaaccccatctctactaaaaatgcaaaaattagctgggcttggtggcgcgtgcctgtagtcccagctactcaggagggtgaggcaggagaatcgcttgaacccaggaggcagaggttgcagtgaactgataccgtgccactgcactccagcctggcgacagagcgagactccatctcaaaaaaaaaaaaggtggccgggcgcagtggctcacgcctgtaatcccagccgagacgagaggatcacgaggtcaggagatcgagaccatcctggctaacacggtgaaacccgtctttaccaaaaacacaaaaaattagtcgggtgcagtggcgggcgcctgtagtcccagcaactcgggaggctgaggcaggagaatggcgtgaacccgggaggcggagcttgcagtgagccgagatggcgccactgcactccagcctgggtgacagagcaagactccgtctcaaaaaaaaaaaaaaaaaaaaaaaaaaagaacctgaggCCTTTGGGGAACTTGGCGTGACCTGGTGTTCCTGGCAAGGCTGAAGGCTTCTTCCGTGTGTCTTGCGTGCCTCAGGACAGGACATTTTGCACCCCTGGACTCTAACAGCATCCGCAGATATTTTGACAAGGAACCCACCACCTCCACCCACCTCCAGTGCCAGGGAGTACTGCACACCAGGGAAGGCTGGGAACAGACACCGGGGCAGTCTGTGGAAGCCAGACTGAGAGCTTAGCTCAGTGTGAACTTTATTCTTAGGACAACTGGGAGCCATGGAAATGTACTCAAGAAGCTAATGAGCCAGAGCTGCTTCCTAAGGGGATAGAGGAGAAGGCAGAGCTGGCTGGGGATATCATGCCGGTGACTGGGGTCCTGCCAAGTTTGAAGTGCCCAAGGAGGCTGGCCTCTTGGCTGTTGTGTGTCTAGAGCTCACAGACAGGCTTCTGGGAGGACACTGCCATGTCTGGGCAGCAAAACCTATAGGTTAGGTGAGacgcagagagagagacagagagagagagagagattcagagAGAGAGACGGAACGGGGAGGAGGTGAGGGGCTGTGGAGCCCCATTtggcaaggaagaaaagaagcagcGCAAGAGCTTAGAGCTGTGCGTTTCACTCTTGGTAAAAGTCACATCAGGAACGTAACACCATCTCCAAAAGGCCCAGCCCTTTCCCAGCACCAGGAGCTATGCTTATCATCAAGATGGTTTTCAATTTACGCCTCTGTTTTTCCTGACTACTTTCCTGGCATTTCAGGGCACTCGGGAGAATGCTTTCTCGGACAGATAATGGCCAAGCCAGTCTGTCTGGCCTGTCCCAAGATCCCAGATAGGAAGTTCCAGGCCCCTGCCTAGGCCTCAGAGGAGTCACGTCTACCCGGATGCTGCAGAGCCAGGTGGGGACGACATGCCCAGATGAGGCTTTGCCTGGGCTGCCTCATCCAGGAGTGGGGTGGCCAATTTCTGGCATCTTGGGTCTGTCCTTGATCAGCTCAGCCTCCCTGCGGGGCTCTGCTCCACCCTCCAGACACCTGCTCAGttccctccccagctcaagcTTTGTTCTCTTCCAAAAATCAATGCCAAGACCAGCATCCCCACTGGGGCCCTGGCGGGGAGATCACTGGCCTG
The window above is part of the Macaca fascicularis isolate 582-1 chromosome 7, T2T-MFA8v1.1 genome. Proteins encoded here:
- the PGPEP1L gene encoding pyroglutamyl-peptidase 1-like protein isoform X3, which gives rise to MDSQPSCVVVTGFGPFRQHLVNSSWEAVKVKTLQLKTQELSAQYVCDYTYYLSLHHGKGCAALIHVPPLSRGLPASLLGRALQVIIQEMLEECGKARVQSPVRRKLNHGATSQRELTGALLL
- the PGPEP1L gene encoding pyroglutamyl-peptidase 1-like protein isoform X1, whose amino-acid sequence is MDSQPSCVVVTGFGPFRQHLVNSSWEAVKELSKLGLGNDTVVQLRTLELPVDYREAKRRVTGIWEDHQPQLVVHVGMDTCAKAIILEQSGKNQGYRDTDIRGFRPEGGVCLPGGPDMLESGVCMKAVCKHVAVEDVEVLFSRDAGRYVCDYTYYLSLHHGKGCAALIHVPPLSRGLPASLLGRALQVIIQEMLEECGKARVQSPVRRKLNHGATSQRELTGALLL
- the PGPEP1L gene encoding pyroglutamyl-peptidase 1-like protein isoform X2 translates to MDTCAKAIILEQSGKNQGYRDTDIRGFRPEGGVCLPGGPDMLESGVCMKAVCKHVAVEDVEVLFSRDAGRYVCDYTYYLSLHHGKGCAALIHVPPLSRGLPASLLGRALQVIIQEMLEECGKARVQSPVRRKLNHGATSQRELTGALLL